The Fusobacterium pseudoperiodonticum DNA window AAACTATTTGTTGTTGAGCTTATGATAGAAGCTCTTGAGAAAACTTTTTCCCATGCTTTTAGAGATAAGTTTGAGAAAGTAAGAGGTTTTCCCATATTAACAGTAAATGATGTTATAGCAACTGTTATAAATGGTAAAATTATTACAAAAAATGAAAAAATAGAAATTATTATTGTTATAGGTAATCTCCATTTTCCTAATTCTACAATATTTGGCCTTGTAGATTTACCACTCATTGTTATATATTGTCTTTTTCCAACAACAAAAGTCGATATATATAGAATTACATTAGATATCAACATCAAAAATACTGCAAGAGACATTGCATCAGTAAGTCCTTCTTCTGAACCAATATGAACAAAGTCTATTATACGCATTGTTACAGTATAAATTTGACCAGGGGCTCCAATTATTGAAGGAATACCATAAGCTGAAGCTGAAGCAACGAAAACTAAAAGTCCAGCAGCTATTATACTTGGTGTCATCATTGGAATTGTAACTTTAAATAAAGTTTTTAAAGGAGAAGCACCAGAAATTCTTGATGCTTCTTCTAAAGATGGATCCATTTTTTCCATGGCTCTTGATATAGTTATGAAAGCATATGGATAGAAAAAACATGTTAATACCCATACAATTCCAGAGGTTGTATAAATATTAAAAGGAGCAGATCCTAAACCAAATATTTTCATTAAAAATTTATTTAGAACTCCTGCATTTGGATTTAATAGTCTTAACCAAGCCATAGCTCCAACATAAGGAGGAACCATATAGGTAACTACAAATAAAGTTCTAAAAAACTTTTTACCATACATATCTGTTCTTCCCACTAAAAATGCTAAAGGGAATGCAATAGCAACACCAAAAATTGTAGTAAATCCAGCGGTTATCATAGTATTTTTTAGGGCTATCCAGTTTAAATCATAGGTATAAACCCTTCTATATGCTTCCAAAGAAAAATTTCCGCCAAAAAATAAAGATTTTATTAATAAGTAGAATAATGGAAAAACTTCAAATATAAGTAAGAAAGCTACTATTGCTAGTATAACTATCCATTTTATATCGATATTCCATTTTTTTTGACCAACCATACTTTCCTCTTTTCGTTTATTAAATTAATTTGCTTTAGTTATAAATTTTTCAAACATTTTTCTTAATTCTTCTCTATCTTTATAAGTTTTTTCCCAATTTATAGGCATAGCAGCTTTTAAGATTTCATCAGTAGCTTTAGCATCATAAGGAGCTTTTTCAGGATTCTTTAAAACAGAATGCATCCAACCTGCTACTATTGCTTCTTGTCCAGCTGGAGATAAGAACCAATCAGTTAAAGCTTCAGCAGCTTTTATATTTTTATTTGCAGACATATCTTCTTTAATTGTCATTATTGTACTAGGGATAGAAATTATTCCATCTTCAGGATATATAACTTCTAGTGTAGAATTTTCTTCTTCTCTTTTCTTTAAGATAGATTCTTCAAGTATCATAATTTCAGCAGCTTCACCAGTTTCTAATTTAGTAACAGCAACTGAACCAGATTCAACAACAACTTTTAATTTAGCTAAATTTTGGAAATATTCTTCACCATATTTATCTGCTAATGCAGAAACAGCTGCTAATGCAGTTCCAGATTTTAATGGATCAGGTATAGAGATTTTTCCTGCTAAATCTTCTCTTTTAGCAAAGTCTTCAAATGTAAGAGCTAGATCTTCTTTTTTATATTTGTCAGGATTGTATGCTAAAACCATATTTAATAGACGAACTGGATACCAATATCCTTCTTTGTCATAATCTAAAGCTAGATTTTCAGCATTTTTAGAAAGATAAGGATGTAATATTCCTTTTTCTTTTAATTCTAAAGAATAAGATGGTTCTGCAACCATTAACATATCGCAACCTAACTTATTAGCTTGTAATTCAGCTATAATTTTAGATTGTAAAGTTCCTGTTCCACCTTGGAAAAATTCAACTTCTAAATTAGGAAATTCTTTCTCTAATTTTTCCTTAACATTATCTATAATATCTTCATACATAGAAGTATAGATAACAATTTTTCCTGAGATTTCACTATTAGGGTTAGTAGCTTCAGTAGCTTCTTCCTTTTTTTCTCCACCACAAGCAACTAAAACTAATGCCATTAAAGATAATACAAGCCAAAAAAATTTCTTTTTCATAAACTTTCGCCTTCCTTTTTAATTTTGTCATATTACTATAATTTAACATAACATAAATTAACAAAAAAGTCAATTTGTGAGAGCAAATAGATTAAAAATTAAACATTTTTATTTTAAAAATAGCATAAAAATCTAGTTATCCGCATAAAAACTGGACTTATCACACTTTATCAAGGTCAAAACCACTCAATTTACTACTAATTTACTACTTATGAATGAGCTTTGATACGACGATTTATCCTTGAAAAGTGAAGATATAAATATACTTCCAATAAAATTTGAATATTTAATAGGTAGACACTTCAAAAAATGAGGTGTCTATTTTTTTACCCGATTTTGAAAGGAAGTGAACTTATGAAAACAAAAAATCAAGAATCAAAAGGTCGTTCCCCACTCTTTAAGACCATCAAACATTCATTCAGCCAATAAAAAAGAAAGGATAGGTAAAAATATGGAACTTAAATTTGTGATTCCCAACATGGAAAAAACATTCGGCAATTTAGAATTTGCTGGCGAGGATAAAGTCGTTCAGCGAAGAATCAACGGACGGCTAACTGTCTTATCAAGAAGCTATAATCTCTATTCTGATGTTCAAAGAGCAGATGATATTGTGGTGGTGCTTCCTGCTGAAGCTGGCGAAAAACATTTCGGCTTTGAGGAACGTGTGAAGTTAGTCAATCCACGTATTACCGCAGAGGGCTACAAAATCGGCACTCGTGGTTTTACAAATTACCTTTTACATGCTGACGACATGATAAAAGAATAAAGAAAGAGAGGAAAAATGATGAGATTAGCAAATGGCATTGTATTAGATAAAGACACGACTTTTGGAGAATTGAAATTCTCTGCTCTACGTCGTGAAGTGAGAATCCAAAATGAAGACGGGTCGGTTTCAGATGAAATCAAGGAACGTACCTATGACTTAAAATCCAAAGGACAAGGACGCATGATTCAAGTAAGTATTCCTGCCAGCGTGCCTTTGAAAGAGTTTGATTATAACGCACGGGTGGAACTTATCAATCCCATTGCGGACACCGTTGCTACTGCCACCTATCAAGGAGCAGATGTTGACTGGTATATCAAGGCAGACGATATTGTGCTGACAAAGGATTCTAGTTCATTCAAAGCTCAACCACAAGCAAAGAAAGAACCGACACAAGACAAATAGTCGCTAGGTAGAAAGGAGACTTTTTCGCATGAAACAGCGTGGTAAAAGGATTCGCCCATCTGGTAAAGATTTAGTCTTTCATTTTACGATAGCGTCACTCCTGCCTGTTTTCCTGCTGGTTGTCGGACTGTTTCATGTGAAGACAATCCAGCAGATCAACTGGCAGGATTTTAACCTATCACAAGCAGATAAGATTGACATTCCCTATTTAATTATCAGTTTCAGTGTCGCAATTCTTATCTGCTTGCTGGTAGCGTTTGTATTCAAACGGGTTCGCTATGATACGGTTAAACAACTTTACCACCGTCAAAAACTGGCAAAGATGATACTTGAAAACAAGTGGTATGAATCTGAACAGGTCAAAACAGAGGGTTTCTTTAAAGATAGTGCTGGTCGTACAAAGGAAAAGATAACCTACTTCCCTAAAATGTATTATCGACTTAAAAATGGCTTGATACAGATACGGGTGGAAATCACGCTGGGAAAATATCAAGACCAACTCTTACACTTGGAAAAGAAATTAGAGAGTGGCTTGTACTGTGAGCTGACGGATAAAGAGTTAAAGGATTCCTATGTGGAATATACTTTGCTCTATGACACCATAGCCAGTCGTATTTCTATTGATGAAGTAGAAGCTAAAGATGGTAAACTTCGCTTAATGAAAAACGTATGGTGGGAATATGATAAGCTCCCTCATATGTTGATTGCTGGTGGTACAGGTGGCGGTAAAACTTACTTTATACTGACACTGATTGAAGCCTTGCTTCATACAGATTCAAAACTGTATATTCTTGACCCGAAAAATGCTGATCTTGCGGACTTAGGTTCTGTGATGGCAAATGTCTACTATAGAAAAGAAGACTTGCTTTCTTGCATTGAAACATTCTATGAAGAAATGATGAAACGTAGTGAGGAAATGAAGCAGATGAAGAACTATAAGACTGGCAAAAATTATGCTTACTTAGGTCTCCCGGCACACTTCTTAATCTTTGATGAATACGTCGCTTTCATGGAAATGCTGGGAACAAAAGAAAACACCGCAGTTATGAATAAGCTGAAACAGATTGTCATGTTAGGTCGTCAAGCTGGCTTCTTTCTAATACTGGCTTGTCAACGTCCAGACGCAAAATATTTAGGCGACGGAATCCGTGATCAGTTTAATTTCAGAGTGGCTTTAGGTCGTATGTCTGAAATGGGCTATGGCATGATGTTTGGCAGTGACGTACAAAAGGATTTCTTCTTAAAGCGAATCAAAGGTCGTGGCTATGTTGATGTAGGAACAAGTGTCATATCAGAGTTTTATACTCCCCTTGTACCAAAAGGATATGATTTCTTGGAGGAAATTAAAAAGTTATCCAACAGCAGACAGTCCACGCAGGCGACGTGCGAAGCGGAAGTCGCAGGTGTGGACTGATCTTGCTGGCTGGTGTGGCAATAGCCACGCCAGCACT harbors:
- a CDS encoding ABC transporter permease; this encodes MVGQKKWNIDIKWIVILAIVAFLLIFEVFPLFYLLIKSLFFGGNFSLEAYRRVYTYDLNWIALKNTMITAGFTTIFGVAIAFPLAFLVGRTDMYGKKFFRTLFVVTYMVPPYVGAMAWLRLLNPNAGVLNKFLMKIFGLGSAPFNIYTTSGIVWVLTCFFYPYAFITISRAMEKMDPSLEEASRISGASPLKTLFKVTIPMMTPSIIAAGLLVFVASASAYGIPSIIGAPGQIYTVTMRIIDFVHIGSEEGLTDAMSLAVFLMLISNVILYISTFVVGKRQYITMSGKSTRPNIVELGKWRLPITIIISIFSFFVIILPFITVAITSFTVNMGKPLTFSNLSLKAWEKVFSRASIISSTTNSFLTATAAAFFGILISCVMAYLLQRTNVKGKRIPDFLITLGSGTPSVTIALALIISMSGKFGINIYNTLTIMVVAYMIKYMLMGMRTVVSAMSQVHPSLEEAAQISGANWLRMLKDVTLPLIGASIVAGIFLIFMPSFYELTMSTLLYSSNTKTIGYELYIYQTYHSQQVASALATAILLFVILVNYILSKLTKGQFSI
- a CDS encoding extracellular solute-binding protein — its product is MKKKFFWLVLSLMALVLVACGGEKKEEATEATNPNSEISGKIVIYTSMYEDIIDNVKEKLEKEFPNLEVEFFQGGTGTLQSKIIAELQANKLGCDMLMVAEPSYSLELKEKGILHPYLSKNAENLALDYDKEGYWYPVRLLNMVLAYNPDKYKKEDLALTFEDFAKREDLAGKISIPDPLKSGTALAAVSALADKYGEEYFQNLAKLKVVVESGSVAVTKLETGEAAEIMILEESILKKREEENSTLEVIYPEDGIISIPSTIMTIKEDMSANKNIKAAEALTDWFLSPAGQEAIVAGWMHSVLKNPEKAPYDAKATDEILKAAMPINWEKTYKDREELRKMFEKFITKAN
- a CDS encoding YdcP family protein, whose amino-acid sequence is MELKFVIPNMEKTFGNLEFAGEDKVVQRRINGRLTVLSRSYNLYSDVQRADDIVVVLPAEAGEKHFGFEERVKLVNPRITAEGYKIGTRGFTNYLLHADDMIKE
- a CDS encoding YdcP family protein encodes the protein MMRLANGIVLDKDTTFGELKFSALRREVRIQNEDGSVSDEIKERTYDLKSKGQGRMIQVSIPASVPLKEFDYNARVELINPIADTVATATYQGADVDWYIKADDIVLTKDSSSFKAQPQAKKEPTQDK
- a CDS encoding FtsK/SpoIIIE domain-containing protein; its protein translation is MKQRGKRIRPSGKDLVFHFTIASLLPVFLLVVGLFHVKTIQQINWQDFNLSQADKIDIPYLIISFSVAILICLLVAFVFKRVRYDTVKQLYHRQKLAKMILENKWYESEQVKTEGFFKDSAGRTKEKITYFPKMYYRLKNGLIQIRVEITLGKYQDQLLHLEKKLESGLYCELTDKELKDSYVEYTLLYDTIASRISIDEVEAKDGKLRLMKNVWWEYDKLPHMLIAGGTGGGKTYFILTLIEALLHTDSKLYILDPKNADLADLGSVMANVYYRKEDLLSCIETFYEEMMKRSEEMKQMKNYKTGKNYAYLGLPAHFLIFDEYVAFMEMLGTKENTAVMNKLKQIVMLGRQAGFFLILACQRPDAKYLGDGIRDQFNFRVALGRMSEMGYGMMFGSDVQKDFFLKRIKGRGYVDVGTSVISEFYTPLVPKGYDFLEEIKKLSNSRQSTQATCEAEVAGVD